From Hippoglossus hippoglossus isolate fHipHip1 chromosome 14, fHipHip1.pri, whole genome shotgun sequence:
ttttgtttttgatccTGAAAGCAGCACTCCAGTGACGTATTGACCACAACCAAATCCAGCCCCACCTTCCTGGCAGAAAGGATGGCCAGCATAAGACACAGATGGCAGGACAGACGTACCATGTAGGTGAACCGCCAGCAGACTTATTTAAATGGACTGATAACACTATAGTGCCTTACATTGTGTAAATGCAATGACAATAGGATCAAAATTCATTATGAAACTTTCATTCTTatgctttttaatatttttgttattgctTCTGGTGGATCTGGTGTATTTTGCAGGGACTCTAGTAtcccaaaaacaaaaatcatcaaCTGGGAGCCCACAGAGGAGTTTGTGAAGAACAGTCATGTGGTGAATAATGCTATGCAGACCATGCACATCATGGGAGACCTGGGCCCCCCCGGAAGGTAAGATCATAACTGCAGTGTTCACTTCAGTCTTTATTTTTCCACATGGGAAGTTTGCCTTGCAGCATGACAAAAACTGACCTATTACTTACCTATTCATTAGTGTCAGTTTCCACCTggtattaaaggggacatagcatgcccattttaccacaagttgatatggttccttggggtcttaatgaaatgtctgtaacatactttggtcaaaataccacaaggatcatataaaacagcaccctttttaccctgtataaaacagccctccacagagcgacctgttttgagtgcctgttcctttaaatgctaatgagccagctcccccctcccccctcatgattttaaacgatataaattacatattttatatgatataaattatcaaatatgcatcccatactttgtattccccttgttgtcctggagttttaattttcccaatcacataattaaatgtccccctctgcccatccactacaagcacacaagcagacagacagagagagaaagagaggggtgggggggctatgaagaccatcatttacccccgaaccccgacattcaacgggtacaacaacaagcggagaaagcagaatcgcgggctgaccttatatatacagtctatggggctgaccagcggagaaatgctcgtcccgtgtgaacagccaggcggctgcgcgcttgagaacggcgctgcgctgcctcgcagctgcgcttccgcgtccggtgtaccccggcgtaactactgtaacccggcgtaactactgtaacccggcgtaactactgtaacccggcgtacagtagagctgaacactgcggaagtcttccacacagctggcagtgtggaagcgccgctgcgaggcagcgcagcaccgttctcaagcgcgcagccgcctggctgttcacacgggacgagcatttctccgcgctggtcagccccatagactgtatatataaggtcagcccgcgattctgctttctccgcttgttgttgtacccgttgaatgtcggggttcgggggttacagtagcgctgaacactgcggaagtcttccacactgttggctgtgtggcgctgacacaaattccagctcacgcacgggagagcgagcggtcgcgcccgagcagctgctgcagcctcccagtcccaacgatccagacaaatgccacatgtgagtgaatcgcgggctgaccagcggagaaatgctcgtcccgtgtgaacagcccggctgcgtgcttgggaacggcgctgcgctgcctcgcagcctccggtgtaaacccggaagtaacgagggtggggggggccaagaccatgtagggagacttccagttccttgttacgaaacaatacccaggaagcgcaatcgagtcgttcaagcatgacgtttctgacttagaggaactataacaaaacgcgcgagtgtttttcccccagagtttttgggttggtagacatgccagatacccacattaacctgtagaagcactaacaaagtggaatttgcatgctatgtcccctttaacatgtGAGCTGTATTTGGATGTGTTATGTAGATGATGAAATGTCTCCCTGGTTGtcctaaaaaaatattttgcatcGCTAATTTTCTAAGATCTAGTTCCATAGCACTACGAGATAGCAGAAACTTTTTTTAGCCAATCCAACAGATTGCAAATCTTTTTGCATAAATTTGCACCTGCATTAATAGTCCATATCTAGACAAAATATTCAGATACAGGTCTCATGTTAATATTAGACAAAATTTGGGAACAAAAGGTCATATACAttatgaaatgttgaaaaactgcTATTTGCAGGATGCTCTCGTAGCTTAAGTGAAAATCTAGCTGCGTTTGTTATGTGGTTCCGTtgtgatttttctctctgtgtgtttttgttttttcagactgGGTCGCAAAGAGAATGAATATTTGCTCTgtacaataaaaacagatggCAGTGGAACAGTCGTCTTAAAACCAGACTTCAACAAAGGCAGAGAACCCTACAGGCAAGTTCCAAATGTCACAGTAGGTCCAGCAATAACTGATATACTGTCATGGTAACACGTTTCAAAACAAGTGCATGACCCACATGCAAATCTGTACACCACACAGGTCGTTTTAAAGTTCACTGCTTTGGTCAAGACTGAAGTATATTGACAAATACTGGATGACGgttgtgtggaaaaaaaagaaaacaaaactcttTTTCATTAAGATAAAGGAATATATGCTTCTCgattaatcaaaataaaaacaatatggtGTCTGTGCTGTTGAACAGGATTGTAACAGAGGGGGAAAGGAGAGAAGTTTGGCGACTCACTGTGGAGAATATATCCACAGCCATGAAACCAGAGGAAACGGACCGGGAGCAGAACATGTACAAAGATGTGAGTTAATGTAAATCTACTTTTCTTCTGGACCAGGGTAGAATTATTGATTATGGGGTCAAACAATATTATTATGACATGGATTCTTCCACTCTTCTCTGTTTCTAGCTGTATGCAAGACACAAGGATTACCTCAATAGCCTTGTTGGACAGGACTTTGAAATGGTAATTTGGTCATTTCATAATGGAAATGCcctttatattttttcaaaaaAGCGCACAAATCCTCACTTTTGTGAAGCTGTGATTAAAAAgtatcttattttctttttgaaaattAATTGAAATAATTGATCAAGTATTAACACAAgtcaaaatattgaatttgCTTTTCAACACTTATATTGTTGGTCCATTTTTGGCCTTTTGCACTAACCAGATGTCTCTCCTCTAGCCTCCTGTAGGTATTCTGCGTTACTTTATGAATGGAGAAATAGGTGAGTAGCAAGACTGTGGTCATAGCTCCcgttttaaaatgaattgtCTGTCAATCAAGTCTCCTTCTTATTTCTACCCAGTCTCAGCTCAAGGTTTTGAATATGATAACCTATACATCCACTTCTTCATGGAGCTGCCCAACAGTAagtcacatacagtatatggcACTGTTTACATGGTGGTACTTACTGTAGGTGTTGTTGACAcctttttttaatgagtttaattaaattatgttcAAATTGTACcattcttgtttgtttaagaTTGGTCCAGCTTGCCGTTCCAGTCCCTCTCCGGGGTTACCCAGACCTGCCGAACTAAAACCCAAGGGAAGGTGTgtatactgtaaaataaactggTGAACAACCTCAGAATGTTTCTACTGAGATTTGTCACACATTCTGTTTCCCCACAGGAAAATGTAGCTTTCTTCAGTCACCCCTTCAGCTTTGAGGCTTTCTACATGAGTGAAAAAGAGAGTGAAGGTTAGTATCAGCTATGGAATATTATGTTTAAATAATTCGTTTTTTCTGGTTATTTTGTTCTTAATTTAAAAGACTGatactttctttttattttagaacCAGTTCCACAGTGGCCAGTGCTCTACTTCAAGGTTCTTTCTCTGGACTCCTGGCAGCGCTATCGAACTGAAGGCTATGGATATGTGCTATTTCCTGCCATTCCTGGTATGTTATGTACATTGAAAAGCTGTGGGTTTACATTTAGGGCTGCAGTGAATAATTTTGGCTGAAATTGTCgtttacaaaaataatgttctctcaatcaaaaaaaaaacatgtgtgtgtgtaatttcatATGTGCCAGGTAATCACAAAGTAACATGCCACACATGGAGACCCCTTCAGACGGGGACAGTCTCTGCTCTGAGACGCTTCTTTATTGGAGGTTCTCCAGAGCTTGAAGACCACAGCTATGTCCGAATACCAGGGACTTTCAAGGTAAGTTCTATCCTCTGAGGAAGCTCTTTGTATGTGTAATACAAGAAAGTTTGCTATTTTCTTTACTATCTTTTCAGGTAACTCCTAATGGAAATTTCCTGTAAATAAACGCAGCTCTGGTTACATTCAGTTTTTTGATCTACACCTGCATCCTGATGTAGTTCAACTATAATTTTAAGTGAATATTTTGGAACTTAAACTGTCCATTCTCCATGTctttttgattttaatatttctatatGTGTCTGTAGGGAGAGAGGCTGAGTCGCATTGGCTTTTCCACTGAAACCACAGGAAGTGTCACCTTTAATCTGCACTGCATGCAGCAAGCCAGGTAAAGGGACCTGGGTTATTGTGACCGGTAACCTAATGCATAAATTCCACATAAATTCCACCACAACAGTTAATCTACAAAATCACAAGCAACGCAGAATCTTTGGAGAAGAAGCTTCATCTTATTAAGGTTCACTGAACTGACCACAACAATATACACTGATTTCAGAAGCCAAATTCAGGTCATTCAGTTTATCAGAAACACATTGATCAGGTGAAACTCTCTTGAATAGAAACTTGAATTATTCAGCTTTTGAGTAAATTGACATCTCAGATTGAATGTGTGGTTATTAtatccatgttgtgtgttttcaggtcatTTGTTGATGCAGCCAtgttgaagaagaggaggcagaaagTTTTTGACCAGTTGGGTGGTTTTAGTCAGCAAGGAGCCGTCTGCACCATCATGGGTAAAGACATTCATGATTGCATACTCAATACTTCATATGGCTCAAGTTCCAgagattttacattttgaatatcAGTTTGAATTGTGAGATCAACTTGtagtaaatatatattgttactTAAGTatatgttttcctctgtcagAGGCCTTCCACAGAGCCAGAAGAAAGATGCAAGACGCCAGAGAGAGCCTTCCCAGAGACCTTATCAACACCACCTCCCAGCTCCAAATTGAATCTTCCACATAGGTGTGAATAATGCTGTAGCACTGTCACtctgtcaaataaataacaaaaagtgCCCAAACGGTGTAGACATACTGATCAGAGGTTTAGTATTGCGGTGAAATTAGCAGCAAGTATTAATCGGCAATTCAAATGTTGcacagtttctgttttttcctgaTAAGACAAAACACTGATGTACCGTAACGACTCAGAGAAGGAAAATTGTGACTAATGGTTATTTATAATCTGTAAAGACAACTTacatggagggaggggggaatAATTGGGGTATAATATGGATTTACATGGTGATTTTGTGGTAAAGGAGAAAAGCCATTAAATCATCACACATGCTATTCTTTGTACAGACACCGTGAAAACTGATGTAACggacaataaatatatttttttagatttgaCCTGTGTGTTTTCCATAGTTTATTTCAAACATGGAACAAGCTTCACCTTTGTTTTAATAcaaactttttatatttttccacTGTCATTCATATTTCATACAAACTTACACTGGGATTATATCTTTTGTATGATGTAGTTAAGTGTCACATATGTGTTGTATACTTGAACAACTTGTGTGTGGTAtgaatgacattttaattgagTAAGGCCTATTGGGGTTAAAGAGATTTTGTTATAACTAGAACATCTTGCATTTGCTTGAGAGGGGTTTTTTACACACATTACTTTACATTACGCACTACAAATACTGCCAGAGCAATCAGCAAGTTCTTGGGTTCAATCTGTAATTCAGCAGAAAATCTTTAATACAAACCGAAAAGCATGACAGAGAGGCACCGAGACGCAATGCCTCCCACAGCACGTACAGTACAAAGTGTGAGCTGCAAAGGGCCAAGGCATGTTTTTGTGATGCAAAAGACGCTGCACAAAATGCACCATGGGACtaaatgtgtcaatgtgtgcATTGTATGTTCTGGCTGTAATTGTTTGTCACACGCCACTAAAAGCAATGACATACTGACGCAACCATGGAAAAGCTGCATGGTTGCTTGGTAGATTTTGACTTTACATATAAAGTCATATATATAAAGTTTGCAATCAATTGATGTAATATAATGCATTAAACTGCCTGACAATACATAAATTCAATATTAGCTTCGCCTTGACCTTCAACAAATAGATGTTTCTTACTTGTTAATGCATAagtaataataaattaaagtaGCTACAGGATATAATAATACCAGTTATGTACAATCAgtcattttacttttgatattttgaaatgaatattCCCGATAATTCATGTGTTTCTCTGGTTTCCACTTTCCTCTCGTGCTACATTCAAACGCATGGGAAATTATACAACTCTAACAGGTCACGCCCGAGATCCATTGTAATTGcctatgaatataaatataaatgtaggTACAGTGCTTGAACTTATTGATATAACACGTGCACCTGAAATAACAGTGTAAAAAATCAATTTGTCCACATCAACTACCTGCTGGTTGGGATCACTGACCTTGTTGTCTCACCGGTCCTTTTCATGCATAAAAATATACTGCAATTTCACTACTCATAGATCTAAATAATATTCAACCCAACAACAGCCGTTTATGAATCTTTGCTTTGGTCATATTTTTACGTGACTCCAAAATGTACCGATGTGCACAACCGCCACTGCCGGGGCTCGAGAGAGAAGTATTGTAATATCCGGTGTCTTTGAACGCAGCGCCACAATCCAGattctccatcttcctccaACTGGGCAAAGGGACCAACCTGCGTCTTCCTCCCGCTGTAACTGCACACTTCCCGGCTGAAATACACTCCATCAGGTAGGTGGGATATGTGACCAGACTCTGTATTGTGTGGTAATCCTCCTTCGcgtgttgttttcatgtgggCCGGTTTGCTGGGCGGCTCGGGCACCttcattaacattaacatagCTCCTGTCAGAGGCAATGGAGACTGGGCCGCGGGTCACTTCTCTGTTCTCACGTCAGATTTATTGTCGTAACGTTTCAAGTCGCATCCGActaacagagaaaaaacagacgCTTGTCGGTTGTTGCTAACTCACCGTCGGTGGAGTCTGTGGTTTGTCgctgttagcttgttagcattGCTAGTCTCAGTGGGGGTTAGCGTTAGCGTTGATCGTTTCACTGATGCCCCATAGCACGAAGCAAGCTAGCTCGCGAAATCAGAGATAAACTGCTGTGGCTGTGGTCAGTGATGGCCGATGTGATGTTGAAGAGGAGGTTAAACGTATAAGTTGAGGTTGTCGTTGTTTTAACGAGGGGATTGAAGATTTATAACGAACGTGAGGTTAGAGAGTTAATGTTTAAGACGTCACCGGTGCGGTAGCTACGTGAATACAGCTAGCTAACGTAGGTAATGAAGTTAAACCCTAAAAGATTGTGTCAAGTAATGAAGCGAACATCCTCTTACAGAGAGAGATTCAGCATTTCACATGAAATATGATTGTGTGGCTGCGGTATCTTACTTCCCAGTGTTGCTGGATTTGTTGTTAACGTGTGTGGACGATATGCAGGATATGAACTATCTGATATTGACATAAACTACATGgtcaaaagtatgtggacacttGAATATTTCACCCACACATTGTTGGATATGCTCTTTAAAACCCGTGGTCATTGTGAAATTGGCACAACACACTCTGCTCCTTTTTATGGTGTCATTTCATAAAACTGCGGAACCTCGCTGATACTGATCAAATGCTCCCTTTCAGACATATGAGATTTATTGAGGTTGCACATTGATTTTGGGTGATGAGATCAGGCTCTGAGGTTTTTCTCAAAGTgggaagcacacacacacacacacacacacactcttggaGGGAACCGACTGTAGCCTGAGCTACTGTCTGTGATCCCAGAAGGGATCTTTGCTTAGGCTAAGGATGTCTACTGCTGTGGCTATTGATATGTcatatggcacttacatatagtacttacttatagcactttgtagtttggctttcttgaagaaaattgcactttcttgattcttgttgttctgggtttgtaccctcatggttgaatgcacttattgtaagttgctttggataaaagcgtcagctaaatgaaatgtaataatgtaataatgtctGGGTACTTTTACAGCATCTATGATAATGACATTAGCCAGGGCAGCATTTAAAAGACACTCCTGTCAGAATATGAACCTGCTATTTCCATCAGATATGACAGATGGGATGACAGCAGGCCCCTGGAGTTCAGTAATAGCTTTATCACAATGTTGATCATTGAGATGTTCAGCAATAAAACTCGATGGCATATGGGAAAGCAGCAATCTTTCGACAGTGCCACATTGAACCACTGAGTGCAACCTATTCCTCTGCAGATGATTTGATGATGTTTAAAGTTGTAGCAAAGGTACCTGAACCCACCAAGAATGTTTGTTCACTTACTTTTAGCTGCTGTATATTGTATTTCCCTCGCAGTTATGATGGAGTTTCAATAAAAAGTGAGAATACCCATGGGAAATATTGGttgtgtatttttcagttttcacagaAGGAGCCTGTTATCTAGAGATCTATAGAATAATTAGAAAAGAGAGATGCCCAATACAATCTGAAATACAAGTATTTTTGTCCTCTTGTCAATTTAGTACTCAAATCCACTTTGAATCTTTATGTCTTCATTGCTAATGATGCACATGTGAATGACAACATGCATATTGGGATGGGTTAAAGGGAAACTTCATACACATTTTGCTGATGAGATAAATCTGTGTATATCTTCAGTACAGACTTAAAGGACCACAACCATGACGGACTCCAAATATTTCACAACGAACAAAAAAGGTGAGTACGGAAGGCAGATCGTTAGATTTAGTTGTCATCTTAGTTATGGATGCATCTAATCCTTGAGCATTCAGTTACCTATCATTTTCACTTCAAGCGGCTTTAATGTTGGACATGTTATCTTATCTTTTTCAGGGGAGATCTTTGAACTGAAGGCAGAGCTGAACAatgagaagaaggagaagagaaaagaggctGTGAAGAAGGTCATTGCAGCCATGACTGTTGGCAAGGATGTCAGGTACAGtgtgaaatatataatttgacATAAACCGTGAAGTTAAATTGTAGGTTGAGCTTATTACCACTTATAGATTGTATAACAAGACTTCTTAGAGTATATATAAATCTATAGAATGACTGATTTATCACATTGCTTAATGTAAACATAAGAACAGATGTAAACCTCAAACTGTAAATCTTTACCAAGTCCTTTTGCTTTGCCTTCAGTTCCTTGTTTCCAGATGTGGTGAACTGCATGCAGACTGACAACCTGGAGCTGAAGAAGTTGGTTTACCTCTACTTAATGAACTATGCCAAGAGCCAACCTGACATGGCCATCATGGCTGTCAACAGCTTTGTCAAGGCAAGTCCAAACATGACTTAAAGTTGTTAATCAACTGAGTGTAATACTGCCAAGCCTTCCTAAATGTGTCGACAGCTCCACCAAGACAGATGAATCTAGAATTATATTTTTCCACCTTTTCATGAGTGAGATATggtgtgttttcaaatgtagcTGGCATAATGTTGGCATGACTGTGAGTCCCACAGGCCACAGGAAGTTAAGATTATCATGCAGTTTTGAGGTGTCTATAACATAAAATGTCCCTTTTGGCTCACAATAGGAATTTTCCCCAGTGAAATCTATTcagtttaaaaccaaaaccgCCTTGCTCTCCCTGTTCTCCAGGACTGCGAGGACCCCAACCCTCTCATCCGAGCTCTGGCCGTCCGCACCATGGGCTGCATCCGGGTGGACAAAATCACAGAGTACCTGTGTGAGCCTCTGAGGAAGTGCTTGAAGGACGAGGACCCTTACGTGAGGAAGAcggcagctgtgtgtgtggcgaAACTTCATGACATCAATGCCCAGATGGTGGAGGACCAGGGCTTCCTGGACTCTCTGAGAGATCTCATTGCTGACTCAAATCCCATGGTAAGTTCCAGGCTGGTGACAGGCAATTTTTTGTAGAGTGAGtaagtgagtttgtgttttattccttCGCCTGCATCTCTGACAGTCTTGCTGAAAACACAGAACTGCTAAGTTTAACTTTATAATATGCTGCTCGTTTATTACTGCAAAGTAAATGCATAATGACTTAGTAATATTAATTTATCAGCCTATTATTGTGACCTGTGGACTGaatcatttgtttctctttgcttttctgtgttattatgtactgtgtgagatgtgtgtttcatttggaTTATTGTGGTGAGCAGTGTTCCCTGAGACCTCTGTGCCTTTCAGGTTGTGGCCAATGCAGTTGCTGCCCTGTCGGAGATCAGTGAGTCTCACCCCAACAGCAACCTGCTGGATCTCAATCCCCAGAACATCAACAAGCTCCTGACGGCCCTCAATGAGTGCACAGAGTGGGGACAGATCTTCATCCTGGACTGCCTGTCCAACTATAACCCCAAGGATGAGCGTGAGGCCCAAAGGTAGCAATTAATCAAATATACAAGATGCTTTTTAATGCAAGTagtacattttactttaatgaCTATCACCATCCCGTTTCCTGTCTTACAGCATCTGTGAGCGTGTAACTCCCCGGCTGTCTCACGCCAACTCAGCCGTGGTGCTGTCAGCTGTCAAGGTGCTGATGAAATTCTTAGAGCTGCTGCCCAAGGACTCCGACTACTACAACACCTTGCTGAAGAAGCTGTCCCCACCACTGGTCACCTTGCTCTCCGGAGAGCCGGAGGTCCAGTATGTGGCTCTGAGGAACATCAACCTCATTGTCCAGAAAAGGTGTGTGATCACAAACACCAGAAACTATTGacatcaaaaataaattaatcacattttaaatactttgtttACAAATAAGTAAAGTACAGTCAAGAATTTTTCAGTGTTACAGTCTAGAAAATCTGACTGTCGTTTTGGGCTCACCATCCTCTACCATGATATTCTTTTAGTATGAATTTGCTTAGTAGATACTAATCACACACACGGGTATAAATTTGCAAGTCTAGCATGATATGGGCTTTAAATAATCGGTAAAACAACAGTCTTTTGCAGTCAGAGCTGGTTGTGATAGAATATGACTCCCACTTTTTCAAATGTCGTATTGACAAACGAAAACCATTCTGGTATAATAAGATATATTCCAGAGTTAGGTCTTCTGGAGCACAATCACACCCAATTTCCTCAGtggcttgtttgttttggaTCAGGTCTTTCCACTGTCTAATGCgtaatgtgttcatgtgtgcagGCCTGAGATCCTGAAGCAGGAGATAAAGGTGTTCTTTGTCAAATACAACGACCCAATCTATGTGAAACTGGAGAAACTGGACATCATGATCCGCTTGGCCTCTCAGGCCAACATCGCCCAGGTACCCTCCATGAAACACAACCAAGTAGTAACTTTGTACcaatgtcatttattttctctttgctaAATTATAGTAACAGTATTATATTCtagatatgtgtgtgtataggtgtATTTTGAAAGTCCCCCCGCTTGAAAGGAGAGACTACATGAATGGATTAACTTTTCATAATTTTGGTAATTAACTGATGTtaagagaaggagaaaatgtTCAATTTTTAAGTATTAAACtggaagaaaaatattaaaatggaGTGTTACAGCTGTTATCTGTCACTTTCAGGTGCTGGCTGAACTGAAGGAATACGCCACAGAAGTGGATGTTGACTTTGTGCGCAAGGCTGTCCGAGCCATCGGACGCTGTGCCATCAAAGTAGAGGTAAGAAATGCCACCATCACTGTATCTTGAAGATGTCTCATGTGCATTTGAGCACAAGAAACATATTTCACTTCAGTCACAAGAGCGTTGTGGTTATAGAGAAATCATGATGTAC
This genomic window contains:
- the mks1 gene encoding Meckel syndrome type 1 protein isoform X1, giving the protein MADFWNTDTGEAVYRSRDAVKNLRVKVRLERVTSTAALSHHLQQEVLSQQDRGAIELETLTSQGQTGDNEEELEVGWQEKLFSEYEMELFQNEAACQTPLDRQYHTEVKALKRAKGRRNHRVFTYTDHDRYTNCLPFHQMQHSSDVLTTTKSSPTFLAERMASIRHRWQDRRTMDSSIPKTKIINWEPTEEFVKNSHVVNNAMQTMHIMGDLGPPGRLGRKENEYLLCTIKTDGSGTVVLKPDFNKGREPYRIVTEGERREVWRLTVENISTAMKPEETDREQNMYKDLYARHKDYLNSLVGQDFEMPPVGILRYFMNGEIVSAQGFEYDNLYIHFFMELPNNWSSLPFQSLSGVTQTCRTKTQGKENVAFFSHPFSFEAFYMSEKESEEPVPQWPVLYFKVLSLDSWQRYRTEGYGYVLFPAIPGNHKVTCHTWRPLQTGTVSALRRFFIGGSPELEDHSYVRIPGTFKGERLSRIGFSTETTGSVTFNLHCMQQARSFVDAAMLKKRRQKVFDQLGGFSQQGAVCTIMEAFHRARRKMQDARESLPRDLINTTSQLQIESST
- the mks1 gene encoding Meckel syndrome type 1 protein isoform X2 — encoded protein: MADFWNTDTGEAVYRSRDAVKNLRVKVRLERVTSTAALSHHLQQEVLSQQDRGAIELETLTSQGQTGDNEEELEVGWQEKLFSEYEMELFQNEAACQTPLDRQYHTEVKALKRAKGRRNHRVFTYTDHDRYTNCLPFHQMHSSDVLTTTKSSPTFLAERMASIRHRWQDRRTMDSSIPKTKIINWEPTEEFVKNSHVVNNAMQTMHIMGDLGPPGRLGRKENEYLLCTIKTDGSGTVVLKPDFNKGREPYRIVTEGERREVWRLTVENISTAMKPEETDREQNMYKDLYARHKDYLNSLVGQDFEMPPVGILRYFMNGEIVSAQGFEYDNLYIHFFMELPNNWSSLPFQSLSGVTQTCRTKTQGKENVAFFSHPFSFEAFYMSEKESEEPVPQWPVLYFKVLSLDSWQRYRTEGYGYVLFPAIPGNHKVTCHTWRPLQTGTVSALRRFFIGGSPELEDHSYVRIPGTFKGERLSRIGFSTETTGSVTFNLHCMQQARSFVDAAMLKKRRQKVFDQLGGFSQQGAVCTIMEAFHRARRKMQDARESLPRDLINTTSQLQIESST